CGAAATCGAACGCGACGACTGGATTGTGTTGTCGGCGTTGCCATCTGACGTCTTGGTTCCGCCCAGAGCCGACTTGTGGGGGCAGGTCTTGCGGCGGCAGCCGTTACCGCTTTCGTTGCTGGCTACCCATCCGATCGATCTCAGCCGCAATTAGGGTACTGGCCGGCTCTACCCGTCACCGCGTGAGTGCGGTCGGGCCGGCCTGTTGGGCCTGCCCGAGCCGGCTGGCAATCAGTGCGCAGACGATCAGCTGAAGCTGGTAGTAGAGCATCAGCGTCAGCATGGTCAACGGAACGGCGGCGGCGGGGAAAAGCACCAGCGCCATCGACAAGCCCGGCGACAGGCCTTTGATCGAACCGCAGAACATCAATACGGCCGTATCGGCCGAGTCGAGTTCGGCGAGCAGGCCCAGCGTCGCGGTGCTCAGCAGTATCGCGGTGAGCAGCACACCCGCTGTGGCCGCCACCGCAACCAACCGCCACGTATCGACCCGATCCCAGATGTCCTCCACCATGGCGATCGAATACGCCGAATACACCAAGAGCAAAATGACCCCGCGGTCCACCCGTTTGAGCGCGCTGGCATTCCGGAAGAGCACCTCGGCGATCCACGGCCGCGCCAGTTGGCCCGCCAGAAAGGGCACCAACAGTTCGAACACGATGGCGCGGATGCCGGCACCACTCACACCGGGCACGTCCGAGGTGTCCATCAACAGCATCACCAGCAGCGGCGCGAGCAGCACCCCAAGAATGTTCGACAACGATGCGCCTATTACGGCGGCCGGCACGTTTCCGCGGGCTACCGAGGTGATGGCTATTTATGACTGCATGGCCGACGGGACGAGGCACATATAGAGCAGCCCATTGCCTAAGTCGGGGCCGAGCCACGGGCCTATCCATCCGCTCGCGACGACTCCGAGAATCGGAAAGATCGCGAACGTGGCCGCTAACACCATCAGGTGCAGTTGCCATTGACGTATTCCGTTCCAAACATGCTCCGGCGATAGCCGGGCGCCGTGCAGAAAGAACAGCAATGCGACCGCCACTTTGGTGCCTATGGACGAGATGTCGGCGGCCCCACCGCGCGCCGGCACAAGGGTGGCGATCACCATGCTGCAGATGAGCAACGGAAGCAGCGGGTCAACCTGGATGGTGAACCTTCTCAGGTAGCTGCTCGACCGTCAGGGCTTCACCGACAGGACAAAGTGCAGCCCGCGCAGCTGCCGCCGCAATCAGCCGCATCGGGTCGGACAGCTTCGCGGCGCAGCGCGTAGCGCGCACTCTGCCACGATCCGGCGGCCAACGTGCCCAATGCCCCGGCCACGCAAACGATCACCACCACCAGCGCGGCGGATGCCGAGGCCGCAAGCGCCACCACCCCGCCGGCCGCCAGCATGACCGCGGCCGCGAATTGAGTTGGCGCCATCGCGCGCAGCGCCAGCTGGGTCGGATCGCCAGCGTGGGCATGGGAAAGCGACCAGGCTCCGAAGGCGGCGGAAGCTACCGCCGCACATAGGCACAGCACACCTGCGATAAGCATGGGCTCACGATACGAGTACGCCCGTGCGTTCGTCCGGCCTGCTCCTTCGGAATGGCAAGGGGACGGCTAGTGCACGGCCTGGTACGGCTCTAGTGCGACGGCGCCGGTGTCAGGGTGACCAGCGGTGGCAGCGCGGGCGACACACCGGGCAGGGCTTGCGTCGCGGGGTTGAGGCTGGGCGCGGTCGCCGGGGCGGGTATCCCCGCCGGCGCCGAGCGGGTGACCGGGGCGGGGGACTGGGCCGGCAGCTGCGGCGCGGCCGGTGCCCCGGCCCGCGGGGGCAGCTGACCGGCTGCCGTCGGTAGCGTCACCCGGAATCCGTTGACGATCGCGTCGGTGGCCGGGGCGTCGGCAATCGCCTGCGATGCGGCGGTGGTCACCGATAGCGACACCAGGTACTTGTCGGCCCCGGAGGTCGCGAGGACATGGCGACGCGAGGTGTTGAGTGTCATGTCGTTCTCGCGATAGGTGCCCTCGATGATCGACGACGGGAAGCCGTTGAAGTCGGCCATGGACGAGTTGGTCGTCCGCCAGGCCAGCAGCTTCTGGCTGTCGACGAAGCCGTGCGTCATTGCCTCCGCCGGGTCGAAGTCGCCGACCAGCTTGTAGACCACCACCTGTGCATTGGAGGTGTAGATGCTGTTACCGCCGACCCGGTCGGCGATCACCAGGAAAGCATCGGGCACGTTCGGGTCGGGCACGGCAGTCCAGCGCGGCGGCATCGGCAGCGTGATGTCGAGTGCTTTGAACCCCTGCGACCGCTGCGGCTCGAATTTGACCCCCTTGCCCTGGAGGAATTCCCACAGGGTCCCGGTTGCGGCGGGCGTCACCGCCGGCGGCATGGGGGCCACCGCCGGCGGCATGGGCGTCACCGCCGCCGGGGGTAGCGGGGACACCACCGGGGCGGGCGCCGATGCCTGTGCGGGAGCCGGGGCGAATCTGTTGCTGACACCTCCGGGGACCGCGGTG
The nucleotide sequence above comes from Mycobacterium pseudokansasii. Encoded proteins:
- a CDS encoding LpqN/LpqT family lipoprotein; its protein translation is MIHIARTWRVFAGGMAAGFVGVVLVAGGKASAEPLFPQPPLPAPVQQAAPPVQNLTAVPGGVSNRFAPAPAQASAPAPVVSPLPPAAVTPMPPAVAPMPPAVTPAATGTLWEFLQGKGVKFEPQRSQGFKALDITLPMPPRWTAVPDPNVPDAFLVIADRVGGNSIYTSNAQVVVYKLVGDFDPAEAMTHGFVDSQKLLAWRTTNSSMADFNGFPSSIIEGTYRENDMTLNTSRRHVLATSGADKYLVSLSVTTAASQAIADAPATDAIVNGFRVTLPTAAGQLPPRAGAPAAPQLPAQSPAPVTRSAPAGIPAPATAPSLNPATQALPGVSPALPPLVTLTPAPSH